The following are encoded together in the Methylorubrum sp. B1-46 genome:
- the trpB gene encoding tryptophan synthase subunit beta: MTLNPAPNSFRTGPDERGRFGIFGGRFVAETLMPLILDLEKAYADAKADPSFKADMESYGTHYIGRPSPLYYAERLTEYLRAGAPAGKGAKIFFKREELNHTGSHKVNNVLGQILLARRMGKPRIIAETGAGQHGVATATLCARFGLKCVVYMGAVDVERQAPNVFRMKMLGAEVVPVQSGTRTLKDAMNEALRDWVTNVADTFYCIGTVAGPHPYPAMVRDFQSVIGIETKQQMLEMEGRLPDSLVACIGGGSNAMGLFHPFLDDREVEIYGVEAAGHGVQSGLHAASLTGGKPGVLHGNRTYLLMNEDGQIADAHSISAGLDYPGIGPEHAWLHEMGRVTYLSATDSETLEAFKLCSMLEGIIPALEPAHALSKVLELAPTKPAEHLMVMNLSGRGDKDIPQVAQIFGQTL; encoded by the coding sequence GTGACGCTGAACCCCGCTCCCAATTCCTTCCGCACCGGGCCGGACGAGCGCGGTCGCTTCGGCATCTTCGGCGGCCGCTTCGTGGCCGAGACGCTGATGCCGCTGATCCTCGACCTGGAGAAGGCCTACGCCGACGCCAAGGCCGACCCGTCGTTCAAGGCGGATATGGAGTCTTACGGCACGCATTATATCGGCCGTCCGAGCCCGCTCTACTACGCTGAACGCCTCACCGAGTACCTGCGCGCCGGGGCGCCGGCGGGCAAGGGCGCGAAGATTTTCTTCAAGCGCGAGGAGCTGAATCACACCGGCTCGCACAAGGTGAACAACGTGCTCGGCCAGATCCTGCTCGCTCGCCGCATGGGCAAGCCGCGGATCATCGCCGAGACCGGCGCGGGCCAGCACGGTGTCGCCACGGCGACGCTTTGCGCCCGCTTCGGCCTGAAATGCGTGGTCTATATGGGCGCCGTCGATGTCGAGCGGCAGGCGCCGAACGTGTTCCGCATGAAGATGCTGGGCGCCGAGGTGGTGCCGGTGCAATCGGGCACGCGGACCCTAAAGGATGCGATGAACGAGGCCCTGCGCGATTGGGTCACGAACGTCGCCGATACCTTCTACTGCATCGGCACGGTCGCCGGCCCGCACCCCTATCCGGCGATGGTGCGTGACTTTCAGTCGGTCATCGGCATCGAGACGAAACAGCAGATGCTGGAGATGGAGGGCCGCCTGCCGGACTCGCTCGTCGCCTGCATCGGCGGCGGCTCGAACGCCATGGGACTGTTCCACCCCTTCCTCGATGATCGCGAGGTCGAGATCTACGGCGTCGAGGCGGCCGGCCACGGCGTGCAGAGCGGCCTCCACGCTGCCTCGCTCACCGGCGGCAAGCCCGGCGTGCTGCACGGCAACCGCACCTATCTCCTCATGAACGAGGACGGACAGATCGCCGACGCGCACTCGATCTCGGCAGGTCTCGATTATCCGGGCATCGGCCCCGAGCACGCGTGGCTGCACGAGATGGGCCGCGTCACCTACCTGTCGGCGACCGATTCGGAGACGCTGGAGGCGTTCAAGCTGTGCTCGATGCTGGAAGGCATCATCCCGGCGCTCGAGCCCGCCCATGCCCTGTCGAAGGTGCTCGAACTCGCGCCGACCAAGCCGGCCGAGCACCTGATGGTGATGAACCTGTCCGGGCGCGGCGACAAGGACATCCCGCAGGTCGCCCAGATCTTCGGACAGACGCTCTGA
- a CDS encoding phosphoribosylanthranilate isomerase has translation MAEVHVKICGLSTEATLDAALDAGADLVGFVHFPKSPRHVSLEQGRNLARRVRGRAQRVVLLVDPDDALLAAVTEALDPDWIQLHGKESPQRVAAIRARTGRPVLKAVGVAAAADLVALGDYATIADRLLLDAKPPPGADLPGGNGRSFDWDILRGVALPAGTMLSGGLDAENVGTALSRTGLAAVDVSSGVEIRPGEKDPARITAFIAAARRRV, from the coding sequence ATGGCCGAGGTGCACGTCAAGATCTGCGGTCTGAGCACCGAGGCCACCCTCGACGCGGCACTCGACGCGGGGGCCGACCTCGTCGGCTTCGTTCATTTCCCCAAGAGCCCACGCCACGTCAGCCTGGAGCAGGGCCGCAATCTCGCGCGGCGGGTGCGGGGGAGGGCGCAGCGCGTCGTGCTGCTGGTCGATCCCGACGACGCGCTCCTTGCCGCCGTCACTGAGGCGCTCGATCCGGACTGGATCCAGCTTCACGGCAAGGAGAGCCCGCAGCGCGTCGCGGCAATCCGCGCGCGGACCGGGCGGCCCGTCCTGAAGGCGGTCGGCGTCGCGGCCGCCGCCGATCTTGTCGCACTCGGCGACTACGCCACGATCGCCGACCGGCTTCTGCTCGACGCCAAGCCGCCTCCCGGCGCCGACCTGCCCGGCGGCAACGGACGCAGCTTCGACTGGGACATCCTGCGCGGCGTGGCCCTGCCCGCGGGCACGATGCTGTCGGGCGGCCTTGATGCCGAGAATGTCGGGACCGCTTTGTCCCGCACGGGGCTCGCGGCCGTCGATGTCTCGTCGGGCGTCGAGATTCGTCCGGGCGAGAAGGATCCGGCTCGAATCACAGCTTTCATCGCCGCCGCGCGCCGCCGGGTCTGA
- a CDS encoding LapA family protein, giving the protein MIRFLKALVLLPIAVVVVLLAVANREPVTLSFDPFSPEPVFSLVLPLYAVLFGAVALGILVGGIGSWLGQAGTRQRARYHRREADRLAKEAAELKTFGTPGFEPGYAGAGTHAALPAPAAR; this is encoded by the coding sequence ATGATCCGTTTTCTGAAGGCGCTGGTTCTGCTGCCGATCGCGGTGGTGGTCGTCCTGCTTGCGGTCGCCAACCGCGAGCCCGTGACGCTCTCCTTCGATCCGTTCTCGCCGGAGCCGGTGTTCAGTCTCGTCCTGCCGCTCTATGCCGTGCTGTTCGGCGCGGTGGCGCTCGGCATCCTGGTCGGGGGCATCGGCAGCTGGCTCGGACAGGCCGGAACCCGCCAGCGCGCGCGCTACCACCGCCGCGAGGCCGACCGCCTCGCCAAGGAGGCCGCGGAACTGAAGACGTTCGGCACGCCTGGTTTCGAGCCGGGCTACGCCGGCGCCGGCACGCACGCCGCGCTTCCGGCCCCGGCGGCGCGCTGA
- the ihfB gene encoding integration host factor subunit beta — translation MIKSELVLKIAEQNPHLYQRDVETLVNAILDTIADALAQGDRVELRGFGAFSVKRREARRGRNPRTGESVAVSEKAIPVFKTGKEMRLRLNRAGIGDEQPSA, via the coding sequence ATGATCAAGTCGGAACTCGTGCTCAAGATCGCCGAGCAGAATCCTCACCTCTATCAGCGCGACGTCGAGACCCTCGTCAACGCGATCCTCGACACCATTGCTGACGCGCTCGCCCAGGGGGACCGGGTGGAGCTGCGCGGCTTCGGAGCCTTCTCGGTCAAGCGCCGCGAGGCACGGCGCGGCCGCAACCCCCGCACCGGCGAGTCCGTGGCGGTGTCGGAGAAGGCGATTCCGGTCTTCAAGACCGGAAAGGAGATGCGCCTGCGCCTCAACCGGGCCGGCATCGGCGACGAACAGCCGAGCGCCTGA
- the sppA gene encoding signal peptide peptidase SppA — MAADAEFLIDRRRLRRKLTLWRMLGIGAAIIAVGALGYRARVGEGRLFPATENQIARISIGGFIAGSESTRKLIERVGESNAVKGVVISISSPGGTTTGSEELYRNLRALAAKKPMVAFVDGTAASGAYITAIAADHIVARETALVGSIGVLFQYPDVSGLLDKVGVKVESVKSSPLKAEPSGFSPTSPEARAALSSIVLDTYGWFKGLVAERRGMNESEISTVADGRVFSGRQSVPLKLVDELGGERQAVTWLEKEKQVPANLPVKDWKPKAEGGFKLWSALGVGADLLGLDGLATRLRAVEDEAAGVARGGLLAVWRPAP, encoded by the coding sequence ATGGCCGCAGACGCCGAGTTTCTCATCGACCGCCGCCGTCTGCGCCGCAAGCTGACGCTGTGGCGGATGCTCGGCATCGGGGCCGCCATCATCGCCGTAGGCGCGCTGGGCTACCGCGCGCGGGTCGGCGAGGGCCGGCTGTTTCCGGCAACCGAGAACCAGATCGCCCGGATCTCGATCGGCGGCTTCATCGCCGGCAGCGAATCGACCCGCAAGTTGATCGAGCGCGTCGGCGAGTCGAACGCGGTCAAGGGCGTGGTGATCTCCATCTCCTCGCCCGGCGGCACCACGACGGGCTCGGAGGAACTCTACCGCAATCTGCGTGCGCTGGCGGCGAAGAAGCCGATGGTTGCCTTCGTGGACGGGACCGCCGCCTCCGGCGCCTACATCACCGCGATTGCGGCCGATCATATCGTCGCCCGCGAGACCGCGCTCGTGGGTTCGATCGGCGTGCTGTTCCAGTATCCGGACGTCTCCGGCCTTCTCGACAAGGTCGGCGTGAAGGTGGAATCCGTGAAGTCCTCCCCGCTGAAGGCGGAGCCGTCGGGCTTCAGCCCGACCTCGCCGGAGGCTCGCGCGGCCCTGTCCTCGATCGTTCTCGATACCTACGGCTGGTTCAAGGGCCTCGTGGCGGAGCGCCGCGGCATGAACGAGAGCGAGATCTCCACCGTTGCGGACGGGCGCGTCTTCAGTGGCCGCCAGAGCGTGCCCCTGAAGCTCGTCGACGAGCTCGGTGGCGAGCGCCAGGCCGTGACGTGGTTGGAGAAGGAGAAGCAGGTTCCGGCCAACCTTCCGGTGAAGGATTGGAAGCCGAAGGCCGAGGGCGGGTTCAAGCTCTGGTCGGCCCTTGGTGTCGGCGCGGACCTTCTCGGTCTCGATGGGCTCGCCACCCGCCTCCGCGCCGTCGAGGACGAGGCCGCGGGTGTCGCCCGTGGCGGGCTCCTCGCTGTCTGGCGCCCGGCGCCCTGA
- a CDS encoding putative sugar O-methyltransferase yields MADRLPGLDAGLRWLRGKPGRRQPDSLPPDFAAEAYLDLNADVAMAIEAGHIASAEEHYRVFGRREGRPYRAPAASAELGGGIAGPWTYRYPYRTWPDLPEIAFAPPRPGPEDEAIARRLIAAWRSSAERSPGEAESAGMWAARTQGFSAFHHALRSGDAAALAHQLNNLFQSHLSHGIAMGRTMATLARHAPTPFAASWCDRMLRLSEALGLVPVRSPEQGDFAASLNGSAFYPEPTRVEAELGFPLTFPEVGAPFGVHFGAGLLPEHAFSHAYAAWRIGQIGVFERIVEIGGGFGGLAWFLRRPDRRYTILDLPFTNVLQGWFLLKAGLDVSLAGEPEAAIRVLPWWEIERDERYDLVINQDSLPEMPPETAAMYLSRIRTIAPLFYSINQEAAAPNTDEFRQVIVPELMGRDGGYQRLSRNLFWLRDGYVEEVYARR; encoded by the coding sequence ATGGCAGACCGCCTCCCGGGCTTGGATGCCGGCTTGAGATGGTTGAGGGGCAAGCCCGGACGACGGCAGCCCGACTCGCTCCCCCCCGATTTTGCCGCCGAGGCCTATCTCGATCTGAATGCCGACGTGGCGATGGCGATCGAGGCCGGCCACATCGCCTCCGCCGAAGAGCATTACCGCGTCTTCGGCCGCCGCGAGGGCCGTCCCTACCGCGCGCCGGCCGCAAGTGCCGAACTCGGCGGCGGGATCGCCGGGCCCTGGACCTATCGCTATCCCTACCGCACTTGGCCGGATCTGCCGGAGATCGCCTTCGCCCCGCCCCGCCCCGGCCCTGAGGATGAGGCGATCGCGCGCCGGCTCATCGCCGCGTGGCGCTCCAGTGCCGAACGGTCGCCTGGTGAGGCCGAGAGCGCCGGCATGTGGGCGGCCCGAACGCAGGGCTTCTCCGCCTTCCATCACGCGCTGCGAAGCGGCGATGCTGCCGCGCTCGCCCACCAGCTGAACAACCTGTTCCAATCCCATCTCTCACACGGCATCGCGATGGGACGCACGATGGCGACCCTGGCCCGTCACGCTCCCACGCCATTCGCCGCGAGCTGGTGCGACCGGATGCTGCGGCTCTCCGAAGCCCTCGGCCTCGTCCCCGTCCGCTCGCCGGAGCAGGGCGATTTTGCGGCTTCCCTCAACGGTTCCGCCTTCTACCCGGAGCCGACACGTGTCGAAGCCGAACTTGGCTTCCCCCTGACCTTCCCCGAGGTCGGCGCGCCGTTCGGCGTGCATTTCGGCGCCGGCCTCCTGCCCGAGCACGCCTTCAGCCATGCCTACGCCGCGTGGCGAATCGGGCAGATCGGCGTATTCGAGCGCATCGTCGAAATCGGCGGCGGCTTCGGCGGCCTCGCCTGGTTCCTTCGCCGCCCGGACCGTCGCTACACGATCCTCGATCTGCCCTTCACCAACGTTCTTCAGGGCTGGTTTCTGCTGAAGGCGGGCCTCGACGTGTCCCTGGCCGGGGAGCCCGAGGCTGCGATTCGCGTGCTGCCGTGGTGGGAAATCGAACGGGACGAGCGTTACGACCTGGTGATCAACCAGGATTCTCTTCCCGAGATGCCTCCGGAGACGGCGGCCATGTACCTTTCACGTATTCGCACGATCGCTCCCCTGTTCTACTCGATCAATCAGGAAGCAGCCGCACCGAACACGGATGAGTTTCGGCAGGTTATCGTTCCCGAACTCATGGGGCGCGACGGCGGCTATCAACGTTTGAGTCGCAACCTGTTCTGGTTGCGCGACGGCTACGTCGAGGAAGTCTACGCTCGGCGCTGA
- the rpsA gene encoding 30S ribosomal protein S1: MSAGLNASSAAREDFAALLEESFLQHEITEGSVVKGTVVGIEKDVAVIDIGAKTEGRVPLKEFTGPGREGELKVGDEVEVYVDRIENALGEAVISRDKARREESWVKLEKAFEANERVTGTIFNQVKGGYTVDLDGAVAFLPRSQVDIRPVRDVTPLLGTPQPFQILKMDRRRGNIVVSRRTVLEESRAEQRSELVANLEEGQVIDGVVKNITEYGAFVDLGGIDGLLHVTDMAWRRVNHPSEVVTIGQTVKVKIIKINHETHRISLGIKQLLADPWEGIAARYPEGAKLKGRVTNITDYGAFVELEPGIEGLIHVSEMSWTKKNVHPGKIVSTSQEVEVQILEVDSVKRRISLGLKQTLQNPWEAFAEKHPVGSEVEGEVKNKTEFGLFIGLEGDVDGMVHLSDLDWNRPGEQVIEEFKKGDMVRAQVLDVDVEKERISLGVKQLGGDPFAEAGEVKKGQVVTCEVVEVKDSGLEVKLVDTDMQTFIRRAELARDRGDQRPERFAAGEKFDARVIQFDRKARRVQVSIKALEVAEEREAMAQFGSADSGASLGDILGAAFNKKKGDDE; encoded by the coding sequence ATGTCTGCTGGTCTGAACGCAAGCTCCGCGGCCCGCGAGGATTTCGCGGCCCTGCTCGAGGAATCCTTCCTCCAGCACGAGATCACCGAGGGTTCGGTCGTCAAGGGCACTGTCGTCGGCATCGAGAAGGATGTCGCCGTCATCGATATCGGTGCCAAGACCGAGGGGCGTGTCCCCCTCAAGGAATTCACCGGCCCGGGCCGCGAGGGCGAGCTCAAGGTCGGCGATGAGGTCGAAGTCTACGTCGACCGCATCGAGAACGCGCTGGGCGAGGCCGTCATCTCGCGCGACAAGGCGCGCCGCGAGGAGTCGTGGGTCAAGCTCGAGAAGGCTTTTGAAGCCAACGAGCGCGTCACCGGCACGATCTTCAACCAAGTCAAGGGCGGCTACACCGTCGATCTCGACGGCGCCGTGGCGTTCCTGCCGCGCTCGCAGGTCGATATCCGCCCGGTGCGCGATGTGACCCCGCTGCTCGGCACGCCCCAGCCGTTCCAGATCCTCAAGATGGATCGCCGCCGCGGCAACATCGTCGTGTCGCGCCGCACCGTGCTCGAAGAGAGCCGCGCCGAGCAGCGCTCGGAGCTGGTGGCCAACCTTGAGGAAGGTCAGGTCATCGACGGCGTCGTCAAGAACATCACCGAGTACGGCGCCTTCGTCGATCTCGGCGGCATCGACGGCCTGCTGCACGTCACCGACATGGCGTGGCGCCGCGTGAACCACCCGTCCGAGGTCGTGACCATCGGCCAGACGGTGAAGGTCAAGATCATCAAGATCAACCACGAGACGCACCGGATCTCGCTCGGCATCAAGCAGCTCCTGGCCGATCCGTGGGAGGGCATCGCCGCCCGCTACCCCGAGGGCGCCAAGCTCAAGGGCCGGGTGACCAACATCACCGATTACGGCGCCTTCGTGGAGCTGGAGCCGGGGATCGAGGGCCTGATCCACGTCTCCGAAATGAGCTGGACCAAGAAGAACGTCCATCCGGGCAAGATCGTCTCCACCTCCCAGGAGGTCGAGGTGCAGATCCTGGAAGTCGATTCGGTCAAGCGCCGCATCTCGCTCGGCCTCAAGCAGACCCTGCAGAACCCCTGGGAAGCCTTCGCGGAGAAGCACCCGGTCGGCTCCGAGGTCGAGGGCGAGGTCAAGAACAAGACCGAGTTCGGCCTGTTCATCGGCCTCGAGGGCGATGTCGACGGCATGGTCCACCTGTCGGATCTCGACTGGAACCGTCCCGGCGAGCAGGTCATCGAAGAGTTCAAGAAGGGCGACATGGTGCGCGCTCAGGTTCTCGACGTCGATGTCGAGAAGGAGCGCATCTCGCTCGGCGTGAAGCAGCTCGGCGGCGATCCCTTCGCGGAAGCCGGCGAGGTCAAGAAGGGTCAGGTCGTGACCTGCGAGGTCGTCGAGGTGAAGGATTCCGGCCTGGAGGTGAAGCTCGTCGACACCGACATGCAGACCTTCATCCGCCGCGCCGAACTCGCCCGTGACCGCGGCGACCAGCGTCCCGAGCGTTTCGCCGCCGGCGAGAAGTTCGACGCTCGCGTGATCCAGTTCGACCGCAAGGCCCGCCGTGTGCAGGTCTCGATCAAGGCGCTGGAAGTCGCCGAGGAGCGTGAGGCGATGGCCCAGTTCGGCTCGGCCGATTCCGGTGCCTCGCTCGGCGACATCCTCGGTGCCGCCTTCAACAAGAAGAAGGGCGACGACGAGTAA
- the rlmB gene encoding 23S rRNA (guanosine(2251)-2'-O)-methyltransferase RlmB, which yields MTPPRDRPAKPYGFRPRPRTQQPPGPTAREGRDHVVLYGWHPVSQALSNAGRHFHRLLATENALARLNEAGVTLPIEPEIVRPSAIDKLLGPDAVHQGLYAEAEPLAAPELDAMPDDALLLALDQITDPHNVGAIVRTAAAFGVTAIVTTARHSPNATGVLAKSASGGLEHVPLVIVRNLAEALITLGERGFTRIGLDSDAGTSLDAVGPRRPAVLVLGAEGKGLRQRTTECCDLLVRIDATGAIRSLNVSNAAAITLYALTRPAGPTG from the coding sequence ATGACCCCGCCGCGCGACCGCCCGGCCAAGCCTTACGGCTTCCGGCCCCGCCCGCGAACGCAGCAACCGCCCGGGCCGACGGCTCGCGAGGGGAGGGACCATGTCGTGCTCTACGGCTGGCATCCGGTGTCGCAGGCGCTCAGCAATGCCGGCCGCCACTTCCACCGGCTGCTTGCCACCGAGAATGCGTTGGCGCGCCTCAACGAGGCCGGGGTGACGCTGCCGATCGAGCCCGAGATTGTCCGCCCGAGCGCGATCGACAAACTGCTCGGACCGGACGCGGTGCATCAGGGCCTCTACGCCGAAGCCGAGCCGCTTGCCGCGCCCGAACTCGACGCGATGCCGGACGACGCGCTTCTGCTCGCCCTCGACCAGATCACCGATCCGCACAATGTCGGCGCCATCGTCCGCACGGCGGCAGCCTTCGGCGTGACCGCGATCGTCACCACGGCGCGCCACTCGCCGAACGCGACCGGCGTCCTGGCGAAATCCGCCTCGGGCGGCCTCGAACACGTTCCGCTGGTGATCGTGCGCAACCTCGCCGAGGCGCTGATCACGCTGGGCGAGCGCGGCTTCACCCGGATCGGGCTCGATTCGGATGCCGGAACCTCGCTCGATGCCGTCGGCCCGCGCCGCCCCGCCGTGCTCGTGCTCGGCGCCGAGGGAAAGGGCCTGCGCCAGCGCACCACCGAGTGCTGCGACCTGCTGGTGCGCATCGACGCGACGGGCGCCATTCGCAGCCTCAACGTCTCGAATGCGGCGGCGATCACGCTTTACGCTCTGACCCGTCCGGCCGGGCCCACGGGCTGA
- a CDS encoding IS3 family transposase (programmed frameshift), with the protein MKQTSGPVRKPAEAVIKDIRRATRRQFSAEEKIRIVLEGLRGEDSIAELCRREGIASSMYYGWSKEFLEAGKKRLAGDTARAATADEVQDLRREAGALKEVVADLVLENRLLKKHDRGWGRRGMRYPASEKLEIIQLVEQSHLPVRATLEKLAIPRATFYRWYDAFQCGGPEALADRPSRPSRVWNRLPTEIREQIVALALEEPELSPRELAVRFTDERRYFVSEATVYRLLKAQDLITSPAYIVVKAADAFHDKTTAPNQLWQTDFTYLKVVGWGWYYLSTVLDDFSRYIVAWKLCTTMQVGDVTATLDLALAAAGLDHVQVAHRPRLLTDNGSSYVAGDLADWLGSRGMTHIRGAPRHPQTQGKIERWHQTLKNRILLEHAYLPGELEARVAAFVEHYNHLRAHESLGNLTPADVYFGRGETILRERARIKRQTLMDRRLRHYAQAA; encoded by the exons ATGAAACAGACGTCCGGGCCGGTACGGAAGCCGGCAGAAGCCGTGATCAAGGACATCCGCCGCGCGACACGCCGGCAGTTCTCGGCCGAGGAGAAGATCCGCATCGTGCTGGAAGGCCTGCGCGGTGAAGACAGCATCGCCGAGCTGTGCCGGCGTGAGGGCATCGCCAGCTCGATGTACTACGGCTGGTCCAAGGAGTTCTTGGAGGCCGGCAAGAAGCGGCTGGCCGGCGACACGGCCCGCGCCGCGACCGCTGATGAGGTCCAAGATCTGCGCCGCGAGGCGGGTGCGCTGAAGGAAGTCGTGGCCGACCTCGTCCTGGAGAACCGCCTGCTG AAAAAGCATGACCGCGGCTGGGGGCGACGAGGCATGAGGTACCCGGCCTCTGAGAAGCTGGAGATCATCCAGTTGGTCGAGCAGTCTCACCTGCCGGTGCGCGCTACCCTGGAGAAGCTCGCCATCCCGCGCGCCACCTTCTACCGCTGGTATGACGCCTTCCAGTGCGGCGGCCCCGAGGCATTGGCGGATCGTCCCTCGCGGCCCAGCCGGGTCTGGAACCGTCTGCCGACAGAGATCCGCGAGCAGATCGTCGCCCTCGCACTGGAGGAGCCAGAGCTCAGCCCGCGCGAGCTGGCGGTGCGCTTCACCGACGAGCGGCGCTACTTCGTCTCGGAGGCAACCGTCTACCGCCTGCTCAAAGCCCAGGACCTGATCACCAGCCCGGCCTACATCGTCGTCAAAGCCGCCGATGCGTTCCACGACAAGACGACCGCACCCAACCAGCTCTGGCAGACGGACTTCACCTACCTGAAGGTCGTGGGATGGGGGTGGTACTACCTCTCGACCGTGCTCGACGACTTCTCGCGCTACATCGTGGCGTGGAAGCTGTGCACGACGATGCAGGTTGGCGACGTCACCGCCACGCTCGACCTTGCGCTGGCGGCGGCCGGGCTCGACCATGTGCAGGTGGCGCATCGGCCACGGCTGCTCACCGACAACGGATCGAGCTACGTCGCGGGTGATCTGGCCGACTGGCTCGGCAGCCGGGGTATGACCCACATCCGCGGTGCCCCGCGCCATCCGCAGACGCAGGGCAAGATCGAGCGCTGGCACCAGACGCTCAAGAACCGCATTCTACTCGAACACGCTTACCTGCCCGGCGAACTCGAGGCGCGTGTGGCCGCCTTCGTCGAGCACTATAACCATCTCCGGGCTCACGAGAGCCTGGGCAACCTCACCCCTGCCGACGTCTACTTCGGCCGCGGCGAGACGATCTTGCGTGAACGGGCGCGGATCAAGCGTCAGACCCTCATGGATCGCCGCTTGCGCCATTACGCGCAGGCTGCCTAA
- a CDS encoding sodium:proton antiporter: MISIFDLAALLLTLSALFSWLNRRFLPLPHAIGLLILGLLASLVLVAVDLAFPQRHLYDALTTALQQIDFTEVVMNGMLAFLLFAGALNLNLQALRERAWPVATLALVGTAVSTAVVGLAVWGVSQALGHALPLVWALVFGALISPTDPVAVLATLKNVQVPQALEVEMQGEALFNDGVGVVLFTALLGFAAGGGGERGALGIVELLLVEAGGGILLGLVTGYIAYRAMRAIDDFSVEVLITLALVTGTYALAQKLGTSGPLAVVAAGLLVGERGPRDAMSKRTQGYVSALWTLIDEVLNSVLFLLIGMEVLVLRFDASALWLAAAAVPLVILGRGVAVSVSLLLLRWSDDRLSARNVPFLTWAGVRGGVSVALALTVPEGEHKPALLAATYAVVLFSIIVQGLTLGIVARRTVNGARGSHNTPTPL; encoded by the coding sequence ATGATTTCGATCTTCGACCTCGCCGCCCTGCTGCTGACGCTCTCGGCCCTGTTCAGCTGGCTCAACCGGCGCTTCCTGCCGCTCCCGCACGCCATTGGCCTCCTCATCCTGGGGCTGCTCGCGTCGCTGGTGCTCGTTGCAGTCGACCTCGCCTTCCCGCAGCGGCACCTCTACGACGCGCTCACGACGGCGCTCCAGCAGATCGACTTCACCGAGGTCGTGATGAACGGCATGCTGGCCTTCCTGCTGTTCGCCGGCGCGCTTAATCTCAACCTGCAGGCGCTGCGAGAGCGGGCTTGGCCGGTCGCGACCCTGGCGCTGGTCGGTACGGCGGTCTCGACCGCGGTGGTGGGGCTCGCTGTCTGGGGCGTGAGTCAGGCACTCGGCCACGCCCTACCGCTCGTCTGGGCCTTAGTCTTCGGCGCTCTGATCAGTCCGACCGACCCGGTCGCGGTGCTTGCCACGCTCAAGAACGTGCAGGTGCCGCAGGCCTTGGAGGTCGAAATGCAGGGGGAGGCGCTGTTCAACGACGGCGTCGGCGTGGTGCTGTTCACCGCACTCCTTGGGTTTGCTGCTGGAGGCGGCGGCGAGCGAGGCGCGCTCGGCATCGTCGAGTTGCTGTTGGTGGAGGCGGGTGGTGGCATCCTGCTCGGCCTCGTCACCGGCTACATCGCTTACCGGGCCATGCGTGCCATCGACGACTTTTCCGTCGAGGTGCTGATCACGCTCGCGCTCGTGACCGGCACCTACGCACTGGCGCAGAAGCTCGGCACCAGCGGACCGCTCGCCGTGGTCGCTGCCGGGTTGCTGGTGGGAGAGCGGGGCCCTCGCGACGCGATGAGCAAGCGCACCCAAGGCTACGTCTCTGCGCTATGGACGCTCATCGACGAGGTGCTCAACTCGGTGCTGTTCTTGCTGATCGGAATGGAGGTGCTCGTCCTGCGCTTCGATGCATCGGCGCTCTGGCTGGCCGCTGCCGCCGTACCCCTCGTCATCCTCGGGCGCGGCGTAGCGGTCTCGGTGTCCCTGCTCCTGCTTCGTTGGAGCGACGACCGCCTCTCGGCGCGGAACGTGCCATTCCTGACCTGGGCGGGCGTGCGCGGCGGCGTCTCGGTGGCGTTAGCGCTCACCGTGCCTGAGGGCGAGCACAAGCCGGCGCTGCTCGCCGCGACCTATGCCGTCGTGCTGTTCTCGATCATCGTTCAGGGCTTGACCCTTGGCATCGTCGCCCGTCGCACGGTCAATGGTGCGAGAGGCAGTCACAACACACCAACGCCTTTATGA